ATTTACTGGAATGcattatgaaattgattgctGCATATCcctgaaaacagattttgtaaGCACTTATCTGTGgcagtatgaaaataaaatgtacacactaaactgttggtgatttcatgttaaactcttgcgatgttatatattaatatatgagTTATACCTATTGCCATAagaatttgtttcatcaaatattgaattaattCCAATAGAATTGCCATTGctttgatagaaaatttcaatCCTCGACCCCCAGTAGAGTTCATGAAATTCAGATGCCGCTAACTCCAACTTGCATTCATGAATCTTCATGAACACGACTCAATTTcaagaatattcatgaattgcTCCAGTTCATGAATTTTCATGATTGTTCATTAATTATTTGTGCATACTACTGCGAATTTAATTCATGGAAAACTCATTCATGATCGTTTTAAGTTCATAAATattcttaaaaacattttatgcattttcatgaatggGTTGTTCATGATTTCATGAATAAAATAGATTCATGAATGTCCATGAAttcatgaaatgaaaaaaatcatgaatgTTCAATAAATTCATGAATGAAAGGATTCATGAATtctcatgaaatatttttcctaaattattcatgaagttttacGTTCATGAATTGCATTaacatattcatgaataattgaagaatattcatgaaatttattcatgaataattcatgaatgttcatgaattattcatcaacgTCTCGTAGGGGCAGACCTGCAAAAACCCTCTTTTGGAGATCACAgcgagagcgacgcctaacttCAAACCAACACAATTTTACTATGATAATGTCTAGGGGAGGATATCACAAGTGATAGTTACTCATGGAGTATCGATGACGGAAAATGTTTTGATCGCAGAAGGTGAATACAAATCTGAAGCCGCATAAAACTAGGTCACCAATGTAAATACTGTCAGGATTCTACGACGGTCAAAGATCAGCGCGTGATCCAAATTCTACGACGGTCAAAGATCAGCGCGTGATCCAAAATCTTCAGGGAGGTGTGATTTTGGAAAGAGAcccaagatttttttttatatttcgtGTGACAGATATAAAACatcattatgaaataattttgtttattgttgCTTATGagattttacaaatattattgtaaattaaaaaaaaaaccaatccCGACTATTCATGATGGCAAAAAATATATTGACCATTATAGTAAAATAGAGATCAtggtaatatatacatattctcaTAAAAAACAAGAGAAAATCAAAAAGAAGTGgatctttatcaaatatttgtttatttaaacaaGAACTTTGTAAATTGGTCTATTTTAAATAACATACTTACATTTTGTATGCAAAAAGATATAGATAATGCCCATAACATACTGATtgatacatacaatgtatataacattatacatgtttacagcatgactatataaatgtgataatgggaatattatgtattatattatacaattatgtaaactgtatatagatgtatgtcatttttttttttttaatttgaataaaaagaaatgaagTGATTTGAGTGTAATAACTAGTCTCATTGTAGCGGAGCCAagtgaaaaatgtaaatatggtGATGTAATTGACATTCAAAACATGTCCATTATGACATTTTTATGATGTCAACTGGTCATCCTCAATTGTCTTACCATCTTATGGTTTAACTCATTATAGTTGATGAAAGTTTATCTTGGTCTTACCTCTAACAATTGTAAGCAAAGACAAGCAGAGACCACCAGATAAGTAAATCGAAGTATTAAACTATCTTTATCTCTGATTTCATAGATCTTAATCATAACATTAATGTGAAATACATTATCCATATTTATCGTCTGTCCTACTGTTTTGTGCTGATAAAAATACGTTCTTTCTTTAATGCATGTATTGGGTAATAGTAtctgaaatacaaaaatatacctACATTCGCGCGCTATAATATATAAACCAAGCCGACGTAAAATAAGtgtctatttatatatatgtgataataaaataattttgacatttttattatttttattactcTTTTCACTACATTTTAACTACCATCTTCTTTTGCTATTATAAAGATGCTTTGCTGAGTCATTTCGACATTTAATTATCGAACACCGATAGCATGATTACATCACTCTACTCACCTCTTTCTTTGTATCGAAGATCTCGCCCTCTGTGTGTCTGGGTCGATGATGTAAAGCTACACGCATTTTGAATTGATTGCCTAAAAAACTCTAGTATCTATACAGACCATATATTAAGAAAAAGATAGTTGAATTCCAagatagatatagctgtatccTTAATTCATTCATAGATTACACGTACGTTCATTCATACCTGCGCTATTGTTCATGTTCATACATTACAGCGATTGCAGAACCATCAGCCTTTCACGCAAACCTTGGACAAAATATGAATTCGGTTTCTGTAAACCAGGAGCTGATATTCGATAATGTTGTCACGAACAACGACCATGGTTACTCTCCACATACGGGGACTTTCACGTGCAAGCAGGCCGGTACCTACGTCTTCTCCTGGACtgtaatgacgtcacagaacaaCTATTTGGAATCCCATTTGATGAAAAATGGCGGCGTCGTAGCATATGTTTTTACTGCGAATGGGTTTAGCTGGGGTAGTTCTACTGGCCTGTCTGTCATCCATCTAGATATCGGGGATGACGTCTGGGTAAAGGTCACTGACCATACTGACGGTGTTATCGTCCACAATTGGAGCATGTTCTCAGGATTCAGacttaattaatgaaataaaaattgctGAAATACTATTGTAGTATGTATCCTTGCCAtaactttaagataaaaaacgGCTTGTAATTTTTTACTAAATCGTGGATGAAAAATGTGTTACCCTGGATAGGAATATCCATAGTTTTACCAGTACGAGTCTAATTTAACTCTAGGATAGAGCCAAGCTGTATCAGAACTTAAAATTATATGATTTCAAAGCAATAATGCCGAGGCGACACATTAAGACATTACGGCATCTTTATCTAACAATACTAGCACGTGACACCTGGCACTAGGCAACCTTTATTTTGGACAATACTTATAATCTTTATTTTATAATCTGATATAATTCTACATCTTTTATAATCTAATATAATTCTACAACTtttataatcaaatataattcTACTTTTATAATCTAATATAATTCTACTTTCTCTCATACgtgtgtaatactggtttaacCCATGTGAAACACTCATGTTGGTCAAGACTTTTTCATATATGAATGTAATAGGTAGGGGAACtttacccgagggtcacaaataGTATAATACCTGAAGCTTGCCGAGagacaacattttgtgatcccgagggtagaatatccatatccttcatatacgtgtatgaaagagtattttttcacatacctcgacgttttattgcaattttactactataattttccgccattttgaaataaattcaatgaATGTTTGGGCAGTGAAGCACAAGCGCTATATTAACCGGAATGTGATGTAACAAATTATGGCTGACTGATGAGAGGGACGTCAGCATCGCCTAATATAATTGACTAATCAGCATACGAGTTAACCGAAAAGGGGACGCCCGATTTACTCACTGACAGGGGAATAACTCTAACAAACCAATATTGCcaattaagggagataacttttaaaCCCTGAAGTACCAAAATACGAAAATACTATTACTCTTGCTGTGTGTTTAAGATGCGTTAATTAAGCTAAATATTTAGCTGCCTCGTATGCATCTACACACTGGCGCAAGAAAAACACAACGATAAATATGAACGAAAATGACAAACCTAAAGTAAGCTGACTTAgaatgtataaatatgtataatcaaCACACAAAAAACCGATATAATCAAACGCAAAAGGTACAAATTCAAAAATTACACATATTGAAAAAGGGGGCCAATGTGGGGTTACCAAAAAGCGCCACAAAGACTTGAAATGCCTTTCATAAAACTGTTCTTGTATCAGTTCGTTAAGATGTTCACGGTAGCCGttttgggttgttttttttttttttttttttttttttttgtaactcAGAACATCCTAAAAAGCGATTTTCTAATTTCAGTCATTTTAGATAATAACTGTCTGATACTGGTATAACATAACGTCTTTTTTCATGAATGGTTTGTGTTATCACAAAAATAAAGTAAAGCAACATGATTTCAAGCATGACTAAAGATAGCGGGAAGATATTTTACTAATCTACATTGCATTTcttgttattgtttgtttggtttctTTAGGTTTCTCTTGCAATGTTTGAAGTAAATAATACTTTACTCGTTATTTTCTCTCCTTTTTACATTCGCGTACAAATTTGTCAATGTAAAATGTCACGTCAGCTTCAACTTTGATCTATAATTGTCATGGAAATTGGTCACTTCTCATGCATTAGTAAGTTTTAGCAcgtttaaataattatatttaaggTCGTGCTACagcaaacttttcaatgattaATCCAATGATTATAAATCATCTTCACAGACACTTATGTAATATTGAGATGATCAATCTTGCTTGTTAAGACCATTTTCATTGGCATCAAAATGTAATTACTATGTAATCTTTTCGTAACGTGAAAATCACGGCAATTTGTGTAATGATGTTTAGCATGTTGATGGCAATGAGTCCTTCAATTGTTCATTTCTTCGATAATATTCTGTTTCAGTAATACCTCCTCAGTCAGACTACATTACACAGGTAAAGTATCTTTATGACACTTCATgtcaatttcaaaatcaattttacattGTGTAATTCACTGAGTAAGTACATGTTAACAATCCCGTGTCGGTTATCATGATATATACCTTCAAGGATAAAGaaacaatttttcattttagACAAAATTCACCTAAAaattacctgtaatttaccttGCATTGACAGGGGGTTCTGAACTCATTTTCAGATCATAATTAGGTGAATTTCAGAACATTATATGTTTAGGTCAAATTGACCTCAACCATTTTGCCTGTGTAGATAAATTTTGCTGAAGTTCCTCTGAAAGAAACCCTTTCATACGTGATATTATTCAACTTCATCTTTGTAATCATACTTCAGAAGGAATGGAATGAGAATGAGATAAAAGCGTCAGTTCCATTTAGGTTATGGGAACTAACTTGTTGTATCGCAGATGTAAACGTAACAGTCACAGATAAAGTTTACTTATGTAAACAGACTTGATCTTGGTCAGTATGGACGCCATATCCATATTACTACTCGTTTCCGCTATTGCAATATCTGTGGGAGATGCAAGAAGTTCGGTTGCAGCTTTATCCTCACACGAGGTAAGCGATAAACTCTTAACTTTGATTTCTGATCTTGAGAATCGCGTGAAATATCTTGAGGACTCTCGTACCGAAGATGCAGGACGCATGCACGATATGCAATCGGAAATTGACGAACTGAAATCTGAAAACAATCGTCTATGGACAGTATGTGATCGCACTGGTGATGCTGCCACCGTGAACTCTGAAATTGATCCATTTCTTGGTAGTGTAAACATAGGTTCAGAAGGTTCAGAAGCGACTGAGTTTGGACTTAGTAACTATGTCGTAAACAATACTCCCGGAGCAGtggatgctgtgaatgaagatGTAATCTGGAATGACGAGGCAGACGTACCAGGATATGGAGGGAAGACTGACCAGAGACAGACCAAACGTAACGGTGGGAAGGACACACCTTCTACACACAGGATTTCAAAACGTGTTGGTTAGTAAATTTTGTATCCAATGTAATATACCCTGGTATCAGTTTTTAATGTGCTCAACAATGTCATATGCATTTGTTTTAGTTCTAAAATACATAACTATCGATAAATCTAAAATTCTTTAAAGCTACTTAACATAATTTCTgacatttttcatttgtttcacattgaaattaaaaaaaacttgttgTTTGCATAATTGTATGTACTTTTTTGTATCTTTATAAATCCAACAAATATTGCTTCTCTCCATATATTGGCCCTATATGCTGTGTCGTACCTATTCTAGTTCTGATGTTATTAAAGCTACAGTTTTAAAAGTAACCATGTGTAGCTAAATATAATACTTAACTTTAATTTCTAGTAGCACCTTAATGTCATTAttatgaatttaaaatcaaaattgcaAATACGGAGTAGACGGTTCCATCGATGCATTATTTGCGACGCTTTCTTCATTACAGTGGTTACAGAGCCCGTGGCTTTTCATGCAAACATTGGCCATAGCATTACTTCGCCTTCAAGCAGTCAGGAGGTCGTATTTGGTAATATTGTCACAAACACCGGGAATAGCTACTCCTCGCATACGGGGACTTTCACGTGCCAGCAGACAGGTATCTACGTCTTCTCCTGGAATGTAGTGACGTCACAGAACCATTTCGTGGATTCCCATTTGATGAAGAATGGCGTCGCGGTGGCATCAACTGTGTCTGGGAATGGATATTATTGGGATTCCAGTTCTGGTCTTGCCGTCGTACATGTCGATATCGGGGACGAAGTCTGGGTGTCAATCGGTAACCATAAAAGTGGGGAAACCATTCACTCCATGAGCATGTTTTCAGGCTTTAAACTTTCGGAATGGCATTAAATTGTGGAATGCATCATTTTTCGAATTACCTTcctttttataaattaattaatgtcaTTTACAACTGATGACCTCATCATATTTGAAAACAGAAGAAAAAGACAAAAGCGTTTtggatcttatttttttcatttggctTCGAGTTTCTTCATCTTATTGAAATAAGCTGTTTTAATATTAAGAGTACCAGTAATAATCTCAAAACTGTAAAGTTTTTTTCCTTAAAAAATATTCGAGAACTGAAACACCTTTGCATTACTGCGTGGACACGAAGGCGACTAAAAACTAATCAAAACTAAATAGAACgctgaaaaatatattatgaatAAGAAAGTTTGACAGCAAACTTACCAAAGATTAGCTATGTTTAGACTCTCAAAAGATAATATATAAGAAAAAGCGTGTTTCAATAAAGTATTTCTCGCTCATTTGAAGTTAGCCAGAGATTCAGAATTTTTTCCAGTTTCTAGACATGGTTGTGTCTGTTTAACTGGCTTTCAACAATTTCACCCAGATAGATCGGGGTAAATTACAAGATTCATATCATCCTCTGCGCTTGCTGTGAATGAAGGTCGGGCATTAGATTTGTGGTAATTATAACGCCATTGCATTGACCTTTACTTTCCCTTTTCCTAAACGTCTTTTTAGTTTTACGCACGGCGCatggcgcacgacgacggacgaaacacgatcgCAACTTGTCATCATAATCTTTGGtcacataacaaaaaaaatgtaaaatgttgaTCTTTGGCAGTATATATGTGCTTCACTAAAATgcactataaaatgtaaaatttctgCTATAATAAGCAGACACAACACTTATATATCAGAAAGCAATACTTTCCACAAGCATCATATTATCCACAATATGTCAACATAGATTGTGCAATACGAGTATAGAGATAAGTAACGTATTTAAGGTCGTGCTGCagcaaacttttcaatgattaATCCAATGATTATAAATCATCTTCACAAACACTTATGTAATATTGAAATGATTCAATCTTCCTTGTTACGACCATTTTCATTGGCATCAAAATGTAATTACTATGTAATCTTTTCGTAACGTGAAAATCACGGCAATTTGTGTAATGATGCTTAGGGTTGAGCAATACGACGTAGGGATATCTTAAAATACTTGGGATTTCACTGgattttttaattgaattataaggattaacttgagCACATTTTTATTATGGCgccataaaacaaaaatcatagtGTGCTCTTGATAAACCGCGAAGATTTCAGAAAATACCTTGTTTTCAAAACTACCCCACGTAAGCGTACATTCAAAACAATGTTGatctattttgtttttaatcataAAAATCATTGCCTACGTTCTATAATTAGATGTTCAtgtattatatgttttaaaGGGTTTATAAAGTGTCTgtattgtcattgaaaatgttcGAGAATTTTAAATATACCAAATCATTTCCCATTCtctattcattttttaaacaagGTAAACCGTAAACCGTATCTGTATATTTTCTTAGTATTAGCCTACCATTATCATATGGTTGTTAGGCTATTCAATAGACACTCCTACTGTCGTTCGTCCATCCGTAACTTTGCattgttacatttgtattttcatttctcagaaagcactacAAATTACTGACCTTGACTTGTGTCCATCTCAAAACAGACACCTGTTACAGTGACTGGTCTGTGTAGATATTGCGCTTATCATCAACTTATCATCAACTGGGTATTGTAGTGAAACAGTGATAACAAGATTTAATCTACAAGAATACTACACTATACTACCAATACCTATAGTCCATGGGATGGTTCAGAAATGTAGCAATTATAGTAGGTTTGCATGCCATGTTGTTGGGATTCCACCTGGTTATAAATAAACTGTTCTCTATGATTGGTTGGCGAAAATGAtttggttacttgttgttgaagatgCTTTTTTCGGCATAGATAGCataatattgattatctttGACATTGCCTCTGAAAGCACCATCGTGAACACTTAGATCAGTTTTCTTCAATAGTAAATTGTCAGAAGACTTATGCCAGCTGCTGTGTACAGACCAAGCCGTCAAACTTTCCTATAAATGTTTGATAATAAACAATGCTGTATGGTAGTCTTCTAAGGTTATTGGGAATCTAATTCTTTTATATCTTTCATCTATAGCGCCCACATTAACACCACAAAACGAAGAAACCGTGGCCTTCCATGCAGGACTTAGTAGCGATATAAACAATCCTAACTCGAATCAAGAGATCGTTTTCAACATGGTCTTAACAAACATCGGGAATTCATACTCTTAACAAACGGGAACCTTCTCGTGTCACATACCCGGGATAGATGTCTTCGTTTGGAATATAGCCATATATCCTAGCCACTACTTAGatttcattttgatgaaaaatGATGGTGTCATGGCGACTAGTGTTTCCTATTCTAATAGCCATTCTGGTAGAGATTCCGGTTTTGTCGTCCTGCAGTTGAATATCGTTCGAGTTCAAGTCGGTAACCGTGAAAACGGAGCAGATATTATTTACAGAAGCACATGTTCTAGGTTTAAACTTAATTGAAATTAAAgttatttattgaaattaatgCGGTTATTTTTGGTCTAATTTTTGTCCTTAAGGATGGGTTCCGGCGTAGTTCCACTCCTCGTTTCACCACAAAACTAAATGCATTTTGTTACTGTGTTGCATAAAGTGATGAGCTTTATGTTCATACCAATTTTAAAGTAGTTTGCAATAGATTAATGAACTATTTaatctatattttatttgtattactGGTTTGACACAATTCTGAGAAAGCTATATATAATTCGTTTTCCATGCTTTAAGTATCTTCGTAATTTTGATCATTAAAACAAAGCCTATAACACAAGAACAATTCATTACGAAATTATGTGTTTGAAtcacaataaaaaaacattcagCACTAAAACGCAAATACTCGGAAAtccatcaaaacaaaacaaaacatattttgatagattcagaataaaaaaatcagCACTTAAATTGTAGACTGGGACCGAAATATCGTCTTATTTTACAGATAATCAACTCAAAGTATTAATAAAAGAAGATATGACAtgaatatagattttatatgaaatatgctCTGAAATACGCTCTTCGAGTTTAGCTGGCAGattttgtgaaaaatatatGCAAAGCATCATAATCGTACTGCATCTATCAGACAAAAAGtgtaattgataaaacaaaattacaaacacaggtaagatacattttttaataGAAGACACTGTTAGTTTATGAAAAAaggaaattataaatatatttaaaaaaaaactttcaataaaCAAAAAGAGCATGATGCTCCTGGGGAGTTAAAGCTCTTTGCTTTAATCGACAACACCTGCATATACGAATCTAGGTGAAATCGACGGCACGTATACAAATTTAGGTCAAATCTACGACACATGTATACAAATCTGGGTCAAATTGACGACACCTGTATACAAATCTGGGTCAAATTGACGACACCTGtacacaaa
This genomic window from Argopecten irradians isolate NY chromosome 11, Ai_NY, whole genome shotgun sequence contains:
- the LOC138334500 gene encoding uncharacterized protein — protein: MDAISILLLVSAIAISVGDARSSVAALSSHEVSDKLLTLISDLENRVKYLEDSRTEDAGRMHDMQSEIDELKSENNRLWTVCDRTGDAATVNSEIDPFLGSVNIGSEGSEATEFGLSNYVVNNTPGAVDAVNEDVIWNDEADVPGYGGKTDQRQTKRNGGKDTPSTHRISKRVVVTEPVAFHANIGHSITSPSSSQEVVFGNIVTNTGNSYSSHTGTFTCQQTGIYVFSWNVVTSQNHFVDSHLMKNGVAVASTVSGNGYYWDSSSGLAVVHVDIGDEVWVSIGNHKSGETIHSMSMFSGFKLSEWHCSRVEDSIRINNMQSEIDKLRYENDQLRDQYNSIQFVKTVTSVKDKKLSNYHYDDDSPLQKFKVNNDTVVMETQKKESGTKNQDIPQHGKVANRSLFTRREAPRITKVRDTKRVASGTIAFHANLGTTVNSPAKNREIVFDRIITNNENGYSQHTGTFTCQDSGTYVFSWNIVTIANHFVDSYLIKNGVTMASTVSASAYHSGASTGLVVLQLNSGDDVWVTVANHESGASVMPWSMFSGFKLN